The nucleotide sequence CGTGCTGTCCAGGGgcagccaagcccagctctcGGGCTCAGCCGTCGCTGTTGATGGCCGTGCTGTCCAGGGgcagccaagcccagctctcGAGCTCAGCCGTCGCTGTTGATGGCCGTGCTGTCCAGGGgcagccaagcccagctctcGGGCTCAGCCGTCACTGTTGATGGCCGTGCTGTCCCGGGgcagccaagcccagctctcGAGCTCAGCCGTCGCTGTTGATGGCCGTGCTGTCCAGGGgcagccaagcccagctctcGGGCTCAGCCGTCGCTGTTGATGGCCGTGCTGTCCAGGGgcagccaagcccagctctcGGGCTCAGCCGTCGCTGTTGATGGCCGTGCTGTCCCGGGgcagccaagcccagctctcGGGCTCAGCCGTCACTGTTGATGGCCGTGCTGTCCCGGGgcagccaagcccagctctcGGGCTCAGCCGTCGCTGTTGATGGCCGTGCCGTCCAGGGgcagccaagcccagctctcGGGCTCAGCTGTCGCTGTTGATAGCCGTGCTCTCTCCGCGCAGCAAAGCCTCCCGCTCGGCCGCGCCGCCGCTCTCCTCTTCCCGCCGGGGCAGGCAGGCCAGCAGGGGGCGGTGGAGGCCGTTGTAAAGAgcggcccccagcagcagcaccgcgAAGCCCAAGATCTGCAGGCCGTGGAAGgactcccagcccagggccaaGCTGACGGCCCAGATGACGAGGGTGCGCAGGCTGTCCAGCACCATGCGGGTGGTGGCGCTGATCTCCTTGGTGACGCTGATGCCGGCGAAGTTGAAGAAGGCGATGCTGCTGATGTTGCCCAGCAGGGCCAAGGCGATGAGGGGCCGGTGGCCCACCTGGCAGAAGGCATCCAGGGCATCTTCCAGCGTCTGCCGAGGGTTCCCGCTGAAGCCTCCCGCCGGGATGTAGTAcatgggcaccagcagcagggccaggatgaTGAAGCCGAAGAAgcctggtggggagagggtgccAGAGAATCGAAGGAggggttaggttggaaaggaccttgaagatcatcgagccctacccttgacccagcactgccaggtcatcacTAAACTATGGCCCTCAGCGCCACATCACAGGGCTTTCAAAcacttcagggatggggactccacaccCTTCCtcgggcagcctgtcccagggctcaaCAACCttcctgaggaagaaattgctccttgtgtccagcccaaacctcccacACAGCAGCTAGAGGCTATTTGcttttgtcctattgcttgttccttgggagaccgACCCTCACCTGGCCCCAGTCTCCTCTCaaagagttgtagagagtgggaaggtctcacctgagcctccttttctctgagTTCaagaaccccaactccctcagcctctccttacaagacttgtgctccacACTGtcccccagctttattgccctactttggacacactccagcaccttaatGTCCCTTCTGGAGCAACTTCAACAGTTTCACTGCCACTGTGGGCTGCCTGATCCCCTCTCAACTAATCCACCCTGCCCCATGGGACACCACCTATCCCCCTCactcctgccttccccagcaccagccagccctccccaggcttGGTTTGCAGGATCCAGACCCCTGAAGGGGCTTGGCTAATGTTGCAACAGACCTTCAGTGCCAACTGCCTGCAGTGGGTGCACATCATGCTTGTAGACAAACTTCTCCTCCAGCACCATCTGGATAGCAACAATGACCTGAGCCATGATGATGAGTAAGTCACCTGTGGCGAGAAGGGAGAATGgaaacagcaggagaaagaggagTCTGAGCCCCCACCTCGCTGCCAGGTGGCaggctgtgtggcacagccatgCCGGGAGAGCCggacacacagcctgcagggggttCTTTCCCCACCTCACGTCCATCCCAcctcccccagggctcatcACAAACCTGTTATCACTTCGCTGAGCTTGTGTTTCTGGTCATGAGAGCTGTTCAGGTCAGccagccccaccaccaccagccccaCGATGGTGACAAGGATGCCCAGccactggctgagctccagcctgcgGCCCAGGAAGGCCACGGAGAGGAGCCCGGTGAAGATGATGACGGATCCTCGCAGCATCTGGAAGCTGGAGGCGCTGGTCATGTTCAAGGCTGCACGAGGAGAGACAGAGCCATGAACTGCACATGCTCAGCTAATGCCACCACCCCTCTCCtgaacaagctgctgtggtaATTAAGAGCAAACCAGTCATTAATGGCACAAGGCAGCAACACTCCCCCTCCACACACCTACTTAGACCGGACAGCAGAAATACTCCGAGACAACCCTGCTCCAAAGGACCTTTGTGCTCCTCAGGGTTTACTGGGTCCTGACAGAACTTGCTGCATGAATGGGAAGTGTTTGCTCAGACCCCTCCAACCAGCTTTGGGGCCATTCCCCACCCAAAAATTGAATGCATTGTGGAGTCCTGCAGCCCAACAGCCGGTCCCCAGGGATGGCCAGGTCCTCACAGGGCAAGGAGGGGGCACAGAGGTTGCATCTCCATCTCCAGCACTTACCCACATACATGATGCTGGTCCCAGTCATGTCacagagggcagggggcaggaagaGCAATGAGTTGAAGGGCTGAGACGGGGccatgctgggctctgccctccgtCGATCCCTCCACATCAGCAGGTAAAATACCCACAGGCAGGAGAATTCCCCCAGGAACATGCCCACAGCCTGTAAAAGAGTAGGGTGAGGGGAAAGCTGGCCCTGCTGACAAGTCACCAGATCATGTCCTGAGTTGAGGGCTTACCTGCAGGAAGGggtgctggaagctgtgctccGCTGTCCCACCACACCCAGCTGCGCTGAAGTTATCAGCCCACCTGCGAGGCaaggggagaggctgctggttagagcagggggctgcagggagctggagcacacCCTAAGAGCCAGCTCAGGGCTATCCTCTGGGCCACCAGCCCCCCAGGATGACAGCTCCCAGGAACaagatgtcatagaatcactaaggctggaaaagacctttaagatcatcgagtccaactgtgcAGCCAGCACTACCAGGCCACTAGTAAATCACATCCTTGGGCACCACACCTGCACAGCTTTTCAatctcttcagggatggggtctccaccactgccctgggcagcctgttacagggcttgacaaccccttccatgaagaaattgtctcctaaacctcccctggtgcaacttgaggctcttTCTGCTTGTGCTATCACTTGCTCCTTggaagaccaacccccacctcgctacaacctcctttcagggggttgtagagagtgaggtctcctgtaagcctccttttctccaggctaaacaaccccaggtgcctcagatgctccttgcaaggcttgtgctctagacccttcaccacttttgctgcctgtctctggacatgctccagcacctccatgtccttcttggagtgaggagccccaaaATGAACCCAGGATTCgcagtgcagcctcaccagtacccagtacagggggacaatccctgccctactcctgctggccacactattgctgctccaagccaggatgctggtggccttcttggccacctgggcacactgctggctcatcttcagccagtgGTCAAACAACACTCACAGGACCTCTTCccctgggcagtttccagccactcttccccaagcctggagcgttcatggggttgttgtgacccaagtgcagaacttggccttgttggaccgcatcccactggccttggcccactgatccagcctggcctgatccctctgcagaacctccatactctccagcagatcaacactcctgcctagcttggtgtcatctgcaagcttactGACAGTGCCCTtgatctcctcatccagattatcaataaagatattaaagacaaCAAGCCCCAGTACTGACCCCCCAGGGAACACCACTCCTCCCATGTCCCTAAGGAAAGAGATAGCAGAGGAGACATCACTGCAGCTGTCCtgacctgccagcagctcctggcttggtTCCCAGCCCTGAGTGACAGGCAGGGAAATGGACACCATCATGTCACACAGCCCAGTGATCCGGTGTCCCAGCATAAATCACTGCCAGCACACTCAGCCTgagccagccaggcagcaccatCATCTGCTGAGGAGACCAGGACAGCGTGGTGAGGGGTCACCCCtactccttccctcctccctgtggGGCCACAGAGCTCCTAAAAGATGCTGGatcacaggctgggggcagcagcccccatTACTCACACCCCCCAGTCAGTTTTGGGGCACAAAAGTATTCCTAACAGCACAGAGGGCTGTATAAACCCAGGCTGTGGCACAGGTCCCCACAGCCCATTTTGGTGAGGTTCTTTCCTGTTTGGTGACCACCTGCatggggaaatggcctcagcccctccatggctgctgcctgtccctAGAGACCCCCCCAGAGTGGCAGTGCACCCCaacacaggcaggcaggaaggtaCCCAGCTCCCTTCTGGATGCTTTCTGCTGATGTTAAGCAACCACAGACCTGCTGAGCTCAGGGGAaaagggcaggagcagaagccAGGGCGAGGGGGTTTCAGCCAGACCAGCAAGATTTGGGCATGACTCAGCCCCTGCTGACACACCACAACCCctccaccacagcccagctcagggctgcgTTTCGCAAGAGGCTTCGCTGGGCCACACTCGAGTCTCCTGAGCGAGCTGGGAGCTTGGGGGCCATctcccacctctgctctgcctcagtttccccctcAGGAGGACTACCTAGAGGTGAAAGCCCGGTGACTCCCACGTGTCTGCCTGGTGGCAACGAGACAAACTGGCCTGGCAGGTCTGCCttgcccaggcaggtcttgGGAACATCATCCTCATCCTTGCTGCAAGGAGCCCGGggctcaagccagtccctgcttgGCTTTTGGGGCGAGGATGCAGGAGGCTTGGTTTCGAGTGGGACACACAcaagcagctgctccccagcaccccagggccGGGCATGGCACCCACAATGGGAcacccacatccctcagcagcacacacgAGAGTGTTGggagacccccagctcccctcggCCACGCagcccctcccttcctcccccatcaccgagggctggggctccaagcggcagcagcagcacccccagtcCCCACGGGGCACCCCACAACCCGGGCCTGCCGCTCCTCCCAGTGCCGCGGCAGCCCCCCAAGGTGGGGGGCGCGGAGGTCAGGTCCTGGCAATGGCAGCCCCCCAAGACGGGGCTGCGGCGAGGCACAGGGCAGGTCCTGGGGCTCTGACAACGCAGTCTGGACCAGCCCCAGGTGCACCCGGACCCTGCCTGGGGCTCGGGGAAGGCCAACCCCGATGGGACTCGGGGAACCCTCCGGGGTGCGACGACTCCGGAGCCTGGGGAGAGGCAAGCCTGAAGGCTGGGCCTGGGGGCTGAAGATGGGGCCCGGAGCACCCCCCGAGGGGAGCGCAGGGCCCGGCGGGGCCAGGCCCGGGCCccgggagggaagggaggcgcTGCaggccccctgcccaggggtgAGGATACCCCCAGCCCCCGGAAAGACTCACTTGGCCGCCAAGGTGTTGATGGAGCCGGTGAGCAGCATCAGGGCGGCCAGGCCCAGCTGGTACCGGGACCAGGCCATAgccccgctgccgccgccgcctcccgcccTGCACCGGGGCCGCCGCCGGCACGGCCCTGCCTTCCCGCCCACTGCGGGgccgcgccccgccccgccccgccccgccccgcccccgggCCGCATGGCTCCTCCCTCCCGGCCCTCCGCTCCACGCTCCCGGTGCTTTCCGTCCCGGTGCTGCCTGTCCCGGCACTGCTTTGTACCGGTGCTGCTTGTCCCGGTGCCACCTGCCCCAGTGCTCCCTGTCTTGGTGCTTCCTGTCCCGGTGCCACCTGCCCCAGTGCTCCCTGTCTTGGTGCTTCCTGTCCCGGTGCCACCTGCCCCAGTGCTCCCTGTCTTGGTGCTTCCTGTCCCGGTGCCACCTGCCCCAGTGCTCCCTGTCTTGGTGCTTCCTGTCCCGGTGCCACCTGCCCCAGTGCTCCCTGTCTTGGTGCTTCCTGTCCCGGTGCCACCTGCCCCAGTGCTCCCTGTCTTGGTGCTTCCTGTCCCGGTGCCACCTGCCCCAGTGCTCCCTGTCTTGGTGCTTCCTGTCCCGGTGCCACCTGCCCCAGTGCTCCCTGCCTCGGTGCTGCCTTGCCTTGGTGCTGCCttgccctggtgctgcctgtCCCGAGGGGCAGTGCCCCGGCACCGTGCCCCTCCCGGTGCCCCGCTCCCCGTCTCGGTTTGCGGTGCCGCTGTCCCCGTGTCCCGCAGATGGCGCCAGTTGTGCAGGCTCGGGCTCCGCGCTGTTTCCGGCTCTCAGGCACCGCCGCCTTTACCGGGCAAGGCGGGAGCGACGGAGCCCCAGTTCCGGTCGGGGTTACAGTCCCTGGCTGGCCGGCCCGGGCTAACCCTACCTGGGTTAAACTCTGCCCGGGCTGACGCTGCCGAGGTAAACCCTGCCCGATCTAAACCTTGCCAGGGCTAAACCTTGCCGAGCTAACACTGCCTGGGCTAAACTCTGTTCTACCTGATCTAACCTTGCTTAGTCTAAAACTTGCCCGAGTtagccctgcactgccctgccggGCATAACCCTACCTGGACTAGCCCTGCCCGGATGAACCCTTTAGTGCTAGGTGTaggtgctgtgccagggacaCCTTTGGGTATCAGGACCCATCATCATTGGGTATCAGGACCCATCATTTGGGTAATGGACGCAGTTCCAGGGCAGCCACCCCTACCTCCTGGGGCTGATTCTCAAGCAGGGGACACCCGACAATTCTCCCCCACTAGCCCTATAAGGGACCacccagggtctcaccacccaccGCCCTAACCCGAGGGAAGATGTCGGGGCGGCCTTCGGCAGGCTCCGCTGCCGCCCCCATCCGggacccccccgccccggcagcCTCTCCGCCAGCCAGGAGATAAATTGTTTTTCCATCCGACGTCAGCCCCGGCAGCCGTGACCgtgggaggggaaaaacccaCGGCGAGGGCCTCGGCCAAGGCTGACTGAGCCAAGGAACGTTAACCCTTGCGTGGCAGGGGGGAGCATGGGCTGGAGGGCAAGCATGGGcatccctgccccctgcagaaTGCTCCACGGAGGGGCTGAAATGTGTCTCTGGGAGGAATGTGATGGGAAGGGGGACAAAAAATGTGTCCCTTGGGAAGGGTGtgatggggaggggggcaaaATGTGTCCCTTGGGAGGAGTGCGATGGGGAAGGGGGCAAAATGTGTCCCTTGGGAAGGGTGTGATGGGGAGGGGCGCAAAATGTGTCCCTTGGGAGGAGTGCGATGGGGAGGGGAGCAAAATATGCCCCTTGGGAGGGGTGTGATGAGGAGAAGGGCAAAGTGTGTCCCTGGGGAAAGATGTGATGGGATGTGATATCTCAAGTGCATCCTAATCCCCAccccctggcagggacccctcagCCATGGATGAAGGAAGCAGGAtgcagccaccacctccccatcaCTGCCAGCTTCTTCAGTGACATTGAGCATGTGTCCATTTCTCATCACCCATCGCTCCAGCCAGCAAGACTCCCTGTCCCCTCTTGTCCCCTCTTTGTCTACTCCTTGTGCCCCCCTTCATGTCTCTCCACAGCCTTTGCCTATGAAAAACACCACGCCACGAGGTGGCAGTGAGTGAGGGGGCACAGTGGGGCCTGTTCCTGGATGAGCTTGGACCTACACAGGCACTGGGCACCATGCCACCTGTCAGTGTCACCCATGGGGacactacaggctgggcaggggggatggGGCAGCTGAATGTAGTCCCCTCATGCTGGTCCCCTCCTGGGATAAGCAAGTGTCCCATGGGCATGCAAACAGTGGCAGAGTGGCTGACTTCCAAAGTCACGACGCCCAACACGTGCCCACCCTCCCATACCAGTGCCACCAGTGGTCCCTGGCGTCCTCTGgggaaaaggggtggggggagatggCAGCCCAAGATACTCAGTAGCTGGAGACTAAGGTGAGTGGGAATGGACAAGCAGGGTGGGGGCAGTGGCACCTTCTGCCTGCACACATCCATCTCTACAGGTCAGGACACATGGACGCCCTCCCCCCCATCACAAAGAGtggcctctccccctccctccccaccccccatccctcAGCCACATGTAATTAATGAGGTCATGAGGCCCATTCCCTCATTAACAGGGCACTTAATTCTTCCATCTCCCAGGCTCAGGGCCACCAGCTGGAGCATTCCCATCCATCCCAGTTCGCTCTTTTTCAGTGGGGGGAGGTTtagttccaccccccaccttcaaacacacagagcagaggacagatgtgtgcagggacacagctgcctgcctctaCCTTGGCTTTGCTGCCATTGGAGGGACAGGGTGGCTCTTCCTTGGGCACCCCCAGTTTCAGACTGTGGATAGGGGTGGGGAGGTAGCCCTGGTGAGGTCAAGAAGGGAGTGACCTCATCCCACCACCTCAGAGTGACACCATGCCACAGCTGACAGTGTGATGCCACCTGTGTAGATGTTGCAGCAGGTTCCCTCTGTCCCTTGGGTCACCCCAATGTCCACATCACTAGCTCAAAGAATCTCCAGACATCAGCactgtgagggttggaaggcacctctggagatcatctagtccaacccccctgataaagcagcagactgcccaggattgcatcctggtgggtttggaatctctccagagaaggagactccacaacctctctgggcaggctggcacagtGCTCTGGAACCCTCATGTTCAGGTAGAACCTcctaggttccagtttgtgcctgttgcctcttgtcctgttgctgggcaccactgaaaagagcctggccccaatctcttgccccctgccctttagctattgatcagcattgagaagattccctctcaggctgctcttctccaggctaaacagccccaggtctcccagcctttcctcctcacagaggtgctccagtcttCACACAATCTTTGGGTCCTctgctgaactctctccagcagttccctgtctctcttgaactgaggagaccaaaactggatgcagtactccaggcgtGGCCTCGCTAGGGCAGACTAGAGGGGCAGatgcccctctccctcctgacctgctggccacactcttcttaatgcactgcAAGAGACCATTGGCCTCCTCAGGGAGCTCAGATTCCCCACGCTGGTGCTACTGGCACTCCCCATCCCACACCTGCATCCAGCCAGGCacactgctcctccccagcacctctcctatgccTCCCCCCAAATTCAGATGAGTGAGGGGGCAGGTTGGGGACAGGAAGAAGTGGCTCTACCTGCTTCCCACCCCTCTGCCGTCTCCTTCTCAGCCTTCactccccagcccttctcctcctcttccctgtggactggaggaggtggcaggatgagtcccagctgctcccagccatgctgctgTATACTGGGGAGGAATTTTAAGTCACTCCAGCAGACTGTAAATATTTGGGCTACGGCTGACAAGGCAAATTTAAATGCTTGGAGAGGGACAAAAGATCTCACAGGATGAGGCAGCGGGGGGTTGGCTGCTCCTAAATCCCTTGGGACCTGCCCAGAACCTCTTCCACCATGAGGgtctcccagctccagcccatcCCCTGCCCGCAGCGGgtaccaggctggagaagaccagcCCCTGTGGGTCCCCATCACTCCCCTGGGAATGCTCCAGCCTTCCCAAAGTGGGTAGTGGGGttgagagacctgctggaggtggtcaagccttttgtgctgtcactgggcagcactgggaagaTCCTGGCTCGACCCTCTTGCTCATCAAGTATTTACAGCTATGGAGAGAACTCTGTGAGCCTCCTTTTGCCTgctagctctctcagcctctcctttgaGAAGATGAACTCCagtccaccatcctcatggcctttcaCTGGACTCCTTCCAGTATATCCATGTCTCACAgagactggggagcccagaactggatccagCACTCCAGActtggcctcaccagtgctgagcagaggagaaggggcccctccctccctccctcgacctgctggcaaTGCTTTGCCCTGTGAAACTCACAGTACCCTCAACCTTCCTTATAGCAAggacattgttggctcatggtcaacctggtgtccaccagcaccctcagctcctcttctgttgaggtcctttccaattgGGTGGCCATTGCTATATCTGTTTGCACCTCCCAGGGGCAGAACTCCATACCTGTCCTTGTGGAACTTCATGATAATCCTCTCTGATCACTTCTCCATCCTCTCCTGGTCCCTCTGGCATCTCCACCACTCCCAGTCCTATGTCATCAGGAGCCTCCTTGCAGGTCCACACCAATCTGTGGGTGACTTTGTCCCCAGGGGCCCTAGTGCCAGGGGGTgttgtgcagggctgggcaggttggtggctgcatgcagagggctggtggcactgggtCAGAGCAAAGCTCCAGCTAGATCAGCATCATGCCTTTCTGATGGAGGTAGAGCAGGACAGAGGGATGCCTGCACCCCTGCCAAATGCATCCCAGGGGGAGAGAAGGATAATAGAGGGACCCAGTGCTATGGAACCACCCAGACACATGATGCTCCCCATGGGTGCACCCTTAGGCAGGGGGAAAGCTGCTTCTGGGGTGAGCCATTCCATCTACCACTGCCAGGACAGATCTGATCTTTGCAGGCCTGGGGTGATCAGATTAGGTGGTGGTTCTGGCCTGGCTTTGGAAGGAACTGATTTTCTCCACTTAAAAGCAAGAGAGCATCCCAAAGCTCTGCTAGTGGCCCCAGCCATGGAGGTAACATGTCCTTGTCCATCCTAGTGCATCCTGGCCATCAGCAATGCCCAAATCCCCTTGGAGGTTTGGGCACAGATGTCCAGGCACCATTTGAGGTATGTCTTAGGTCTGCTCTTCATGCATCTCCtatctgtgcctcagtttccctacACTGCTCAAGGCAGGAcactcagccctgccccacctGGGTCACACAGCAGGTGCTGGGGATTGTTGGATGCTTCTTGTCTGCTGCACAGAGAAGAGGGAGGTCTCCAGCTcgagcacaggctgcagagatgcaggaagggattgggttttgggggggtcccATGGAAAAAGCCACTGCAGGGTTCCCTCCAGCCTTGGATCAGTGAGTGATGGTGggatgggagaggctggggagccctgaAGTGCTCTGTCCTACCCAGCAGCCTGAGGTCAATGTcccactgagccctgaggatgctgcagcccaAGATCCTTCTCCCACTGAGCCcagaggatgctgcagcccaAGATCCTTCCcccactgagccctgaggatgctgcagcccaAGATCCTTCTcccactgagccctgaggatgctgcagcccaAGATCCTTCTCCCACTGAGCCcagaggatgctgcagcccaAGATCCTTCCcccactgagccctgaggatgctgcagcccaAGATCCTTCCCCCACTGAGCCCCGAGGATGCTGCAGCCCGAGATCCTTCTcccactgagccctgaggatgCAGCAGCCCAAGATCCTTCTCCCACTGAGCCcagaggatgctgcagcccaAGATCCTTCCCCCACTGAGCCcagaggatgctgcagcccaAGATCCTTCCcccactgagccctgaggatgctgcagcccaAGATCCTTCTCCCACTGAGCCcagaggatgctgcagcccaAGATCCTTCCcccactgagccctgaggatgctgcagcccaAGATCCTTCCcccactgagccctgaggatgCAGCAGCCCAAGATCCTTCTCCCACTGAGCCCCGAGGATGCTGCAGCCCAAGATCCTTCCcccactgagccctgaggatgctgcagcccaAGATCCTTCCCCCACTGAGCCCCGAGGATGCTGCAGCCCGAGATCCTTCTCCCACTGAGCCCAGAGGATGCAGCAGCCCAAGATCCTTCTCCCACTGAGCCcagaggatgctgcagcccaAGATCCTTCTACCACTGAGGAGAAGGTCAGCCTAAGGCCcttgtgctgagctctgaggatgctgcagccctgggagagctTAAAGCTGAGCcgctcctttccccctctctgctaTCCACGGGAAAGGTCAGGAGAGGGTCAAACAGAGGCTTATCCTGAAGCAATTGTCACACTTCACCATCCCTGCGGCACaaaaccaggagctgcagaagagggAGGTCCCAAGATACCAGGACCcagcccctcctcctcctcctcacccagcacccaagggaaggagcagagccagggctggggttcAAACCAaccttttatttctctct is from Dryobates pubescens isolate bDryPub1 chromosome 3, bDryPub1.pri, whole genome shotgun sequence and encodes:
- the SLC35F6 gene encoding solute carrier family 35 member F6, with amino-acid sequence MAWSRYQLGLAALMLLTGSINTLAAKWADNFSAAGCGGTAEHSFQHPFLQAVGMFLGEFSCLWVFYLLMWRDRRRAEPSMAPSQPFNSLLFLPPALCDMTGTSIMYVALNMTSASSFQMLRGSVIIFTGLLSVAFLGRRLELSQWLGILVTIVGLVVVGLADLNSSHDQKHKLSEVITGDLLIIMAQVIVAIQMVLEEKFVYKHDVHPLQAVGTEGFFGFIILALLLVPMYYIPAGGFSGNPRQTLEDALDAFCQVGHRPLIALALLGNISSIAFFNFAGISVTKEISATTRMVLDSLRTLVIWAVSLALGWESFHGLQILGFAVLLLGAALYNGLHRPLLACLPRREEESGGAAEREALLRGESTAINSDS